The Candidatus Rokuibacteriota bacterium genome window below encodes:
- a CDS encoding class I SAM-dependent methyltransferase, which yields MSEPPYRLEDLGDRRVLTVGGREYSTAYSARVVRMLVERKGPARAPQYFSFKETRGRLFLDPLFAYLRGRGARDLSVLEVGCSFGHITEYLAAHPDVRDITTFDTDPAFAAIVRLKVEEMRLSRVREVRLLSNDETRRLPYPDRQFDVVLVLGVVEHLPVRGRRQIVDEYYRVLAPGGHIAILDTPNRFFPLETHSVGLPLIQWLPAPLAFAYAKLGRPRRFRGVDYAEFVTDGTGWRNASLAECLPSSGLGGLDDVTEEVGYGWRFFRDTARSRSRRSLLPAFSLVCAGLRRLGLSPSLALPYLNLVLRKRGER from the coding sequence ATGAGCGAGCCCCCGTACCGTCTCGAGGACCTGGGTGACCGACGCGTGCTCACCGTTGGCGGGCGGGAGTACTCGACGGCGTACAGCGCGCGAGTCGTCCGGATGCTCGTCGAGCGTAAGGGCCCTGCGCGCGCGCCGCAGTACTTCTCGTTCAAGGAGACGCGGGGCCGGCTTTTCCTCGACCCGCTCTTCGCCTACCTGCGCGGCCGTGGCGCCCGGGATCTCTCCGTTCTCGAGGTCGGCTGTTCCTTCGGCCACATCACTGAGTACCTGGCCGCCCACCCGGACGTGCGGGACATCACGACGTTCGACACGGACCCGGCCTTCGCCGCCATCGTGCGGCTCAAGGTCGAAGAGATGCGTCTCAGTCGCGTGCGGGAGGTGCGCCTCTTGTCCAACGACGAGACGAGAAGGCTGCCGTATCCCGACCGACAGTTCGACGTCGTCCTGGTTCTGGGCGTCGTCGAGCACCTGCCGGTGCGGGGCCGCCGCCAGATCGTGGACGAGTACTACCGCGTGCTCGCTCCCGGCGGGCACATCGCCATCCTCGACACGCCGAACCGCTTCTTCCCGCTCGAGACGCACTCCGTCGGACTGCCGCTGATCCAGTGGCTGCCGGCGCCCCTGGCATTTGCTTACGCGAAGCTCGGGCGGCCGCGGCGGTTTCGCGGCGTCGACTATGCGGAGTTCGTGACCGACGGCACGGGGTGGCGGAACGCCTCGCTCGCCGAATGTCTCCCGTCCTCGGGGCTGGGGGGGCTCGACGACGTGACCGAAGAGGTCGGATACGGTTGGCGGTTTTTTCGCGACACCGCGCGCTCCCGCAGCCGCCGAAGCCTCCTGCCGGCCTTCAGCCTCGTCTGCGCGGGGCTCCGTCGGCTCGGCTTGTCTCCCTCGCTGGCGCTGCCCTACCTCAACCTGGTCTTGCGGAAGCGGGGGGAGCGGTGA
- a CDS encoding class I SAM-dependent methyltransferase: MKAGPWRFLLYIVLPQPAKMAFLPRDLKGQLDRINLAGNVGMYSGPGATGYEATHRYAEAEHHEYPAQQLVEDVWPGRGYGRALELGAGSGYFTRLIARRADAVTAVEPVPDMQRVLREGCEAYGIGNVEILGVSAAELPDRLPPHSVDSALVIQSLHHMHRRPEVFEALGRVLRPGGRLLMVEPHHNLRRIARLARKWLRYYRAREYWSREINWGTHDFVTCGEIRALCRHGGFERPRITGYWFPYTSRLVPDPARRFHLESHLGRLPGVRHMAGVLAIETRLRATAAP; the protein is encoded by the coding sequence GTGAAGGCAGGTCCGTGGCGCTTCCTGCTGTACATCGTGCTGCCGCAGCCGGCGAAGATGGCGTTCCTGCCCCGCGACCTCAAGGGCCAGCTCGACCGGATCAACCTCGCGGGCAACGTCGGGATGTACTCGGGCCCCGGCGCTACCGGGTACGAGGCAACCCACAGGTACGCCGAGGCGGAGCACCACGAGTACCCGGCCCAGCAGCTGGTGGAGGATGTCTGGCCGGGCCGCGGTTACGGCCGCGCGCTCGAGCTTGGCGCCGGGAGCGGGTACTTCACGCGCTTGATCGCGCGCCGGGCCGACGCCGTGACGGCCGTCGAGCCGGTGCCCGACATGCAGCGCGTGCTCAGGGAGGGATGCGAGGCGTACGGTATCGGCAATGTCGAGATCCTGGGGGTGTCCGCGGCCGAGCTTCCCGATCGCCTGCCCCCGCATTCGGTGGACTCGGCGCTCGTGATCCAGTCGCTGCACCATATGCACCGGCGGCCCGAGGTGTTCGAAGCGCTGGGGCGAGTGCTGCGCCCGGGCGGCCGGCTCCTCATGGTCGAGCCCCACCACAATCTCCGCCGCATCGCGCGGCTTGCGCGCAAGTGGCTCAGGTACTACCGCGCCCGCGAGTACTGGTCGCGCGAGATCAACTGGGGGACGCACGACTTCGTGACTTGCGGGGAGATCAGGGCCCTGTGCCGACACGGAGGCTTCGAGCGACCCCGCATCACAGGGTACTGGTTTCCCTACACGAGTCGGCTGGTGCCCGATCCCGCGAGGCGGTTTCACCTCGAGTCCCACCTCGGCCGCCTCCCGGGGGTGCGTCATATGGCGGGCGTGCTTGCCATCGAGACCCGCCTCCGCGCCACGGCGGCGCCGTGA
- a CDS encoding methyltransferase domain-containing protein, whose amino-acid sequence MNPLGRLTVRAVDVVNRRGKALGVRLVRWTGKRPYPIHPKHLVDHPWHDWYLPYLSSGDRVLDVGCANGAHLVRAATCCRTIVGFDYDLAQLPIAARTIRERGLDNARIFAWDITGAFPFPDRSFDAALFLDVIEHLVPRTAVLREIHRVLKDDGRLLVSGPNRETRWRRTLRAAGLFSYSDPDHKIEYTQSEFLAELAAAGFEPDGPVMPVVLDTPWAGAIDAVGGLSLMLYERLSRWKREAAVRHPEESTGFQVVARKRR is encoded by the coding sequence ATGAACCCGCTCGGCCGGCTGACGGTGCGCGCGGTGGACGTCGTGAACCGACGCGGCAAGGCGCTCGGCGTACGTCTCGTGCGGTGGACGGGCAAGCGCCCGTATCCCATCCATCCCAAGCACCTCGTCGATCATCCATGGCACGATTGGTACCTGCCGTATCTGTCCTCCGGCGACCGGGTCCTCGACGTGGGCTGCGCCAACGGCGCGCATCTCGTGCGCGCCGCGACCTGCTGCCGCACCATCGTGGGCTTCGACTATGATCTGGCCCAGCTGCCCATCGCCGCCCGCACCATCCGCGAGCGCGGGCTCGACAACGCGCGCATCTTCGCCTGGGACATCACCGGTGCCTTCCCGTTCCCCGACCGCTCGTTCGACGCCGCCCTCTTTCTTGACGTCATCGAGCACCTCGTGCCGCGTACCGCGGTTCTGCGGGAGATCCACCGCGTCCTCAAGGACGACGGCCGGCTGCTCGTCTCGGGCCCCAACCGCGAGACGCGGTGGCGCCGCACGCTCCGCGCAGCCGGGCTCTTCTCCTACTCCGACCCCGACCACAAGATCGAGTACACGCAGTCGGAGTTCCTGGCCGAGTTGGCGGCCGCGGGATTCGAGCCCGACGGCCCGGTGATGCCCGTGGTCCTCGACACGCCCTGGGCCGGGGCCATCGACGCCGTGGGCGGGCTGTCACTCATGCTCTACGAGCGGCTGAGCCGATGGAAGCGGGAGGCGGCCGTGCGGCACCCGGAGGAGAGTACCGGCTTCCAGGTTGTCGCGAGGAAGCGCCGCTGA
- a CDS encoding glycosyltransferase, translating into MTASDAIRWARRVRSERPPAAMDEYLAGFEAFFNDYAGRVDYWRARNSGYHESIASLARFHVPRGARVLEVGCGTGDLLASLEPSEGVGIDLSAAMVAHASERHPHLEFRHAASERLDLPGREFDYIILSDLVGYLFDIRGALEHLRAVSHPRTRIIINWYSRVWQPVVHLLEALRLKYPLPLLNWTTVGDVENLLRLAGFETVRSRGHILLPLRLGPISRWANRFLAHLPIVRWFVWTNWVVARPIPRAAPEPPSVTVVCPCRNEKGNIEQAVRRLPALGSRTELIFVEGHSKDDTLEECRRVSAAHPELDIKVMVQSGKGKGDAVRLGFAHASGDMLIILDADLSVAPEDLPQFYEAMVSGAGEFVMGSRLVYTMDPKAMRFLNLLGNRFFGLLLSALIGQPIKDTLCGTKVIWREDYAHLAAGRTHFGDFDPYGDFDLIFGAAKLNLRIVEIPVRYRERTYGAPNISRFADGWLLLRMSALAAGRLFFVA; encoded by the coding sequence GTGACAGCCAGCGACGCGATCCGCTGGGCGCGCCGGGTGCGGAGCGAGCGGCCGCCGGCCGCGATGGACGAGTACCTCGCCGGCTTCGAAGCCTTCTTCAACGACTACGCGGGCCGCGTCGACTACTGGCGTGCCCGCAACTCCGGCTACCACGAGTCCATCGCGTCGCTGGCGCGCTTCCACGTGCCTCGCGGCGCCCGCGTGCTCGAGGTCGGCTGCGGCACGGGAGACCTCCTGGCTTCCCTCGAGCCGTCGGAGGGCGTCGGCATCGACCTCTCCGCCGCCATGGTGGCCCACGCATCGGAGCGCCACCCTCATCTCGAATTCCGCCACGCGGCGTCGGAGCGGCTCGACCTGCCCGGCCGCGAGTTCGACTACATAATCCTGTCTGATCTCGTCGGCTACCTCTTCGACATCCGGGGCGCGCTCGAGCACCTGCGCGCCGTCTCCCACCCCCGGACGCGCATCATCATCAACTGGTACAGCCGTGTCTGGCAGCCGGTGGTGCATCTCCTCGAGGCCCTCCGGCTCAAGTACCCGCTGCCGCTGCTCAACTGGACGACCGTCGGCGACGTCGAGAACCTGCTGCGGCTCGCCGGCTTCGAGACGGTGCGCTCGCGCGGGCACATCCTGCTGCCGCTTCGGCTCGGCCCGATCAGCCGCTGGGCCAACCGCTTCCTCGCGCATCTGCCCATCGTCCGCTGGTTCGTGTGGACCAACTGGGTGGTTGCCAGGCCGATCCCGCGCGCCGCGCCGGAGCCGCCGAGCGTGACGGTCGTCTGCCCGTGCCGCAACGAGAAGGGCAACATCGAGCAGGCCGTGCGCCGGCTCCCGGCCCTCGGCTCCCGCACGGAGCTCATCTTCGTCGAGGGGCACTCGAAGGACGACACGCTCGAGGAGTGCCGGCGGGTGTCGGCGGCCCATCCGGAGCTGGACATCAAGGTCATGGTCCAGAGCGGCAAGGGCAAGGGCGACGCGGTGCGGCTCGGCTTCGCGCACGCGTCGGGCGACATGCTCATCATTCTCGACGCCGACCTCTCGGTCGCCCCGGAGGACCTGCCGCAGTTCTACGAAGCCATGGTGTCGGGGGCGGGGGAGTTCGTGATGGGCTCGCGCCTCGTCTACACCATGGACCCCAAGGCCATGCGCTTCCTGAACCTGCTCGGCAACCGCTTCTTCGGCCTCCTGCTGAGCGCCCTGATCGGCCAGCCCATCAAGGACACGCTCTGCGGTACCAAGGTTATCTGGCGCGAGGACTACGCGCATCTCGCGGCCGGGCGGACCCACTTCGGCGACTTCGACCCGTACGGCGACTTCGACCTGATCTTCGGGGCCGCCAAGCTCAACCTGCGCATCGTGGAGATCCCCGTGCGCTACCGCGAGCGCACGTACGGGGCGCCGAACATCAGCCGCTTCGCCGACGGGTGGCTGCTCCTGCGCATGTCCGCGCTGGCGGCGGGGCGCCTCTTCTTCGTCGCATGA
- a CDS encoding GDP-mannose 4,6-dehydratase, whose translation MRVLITGITGFVGSHMAEYALAKGAQVFGSNRWRSKTENIEHLRSTVTFIESDLRDVSSVRSLLEISVPDYVVHLAAQSFVGVSWHAPAETLTTNILSQVNLLEALRGLKMSPRLLAVGSSEEYGLVLEDELPIKETNPLRPLSPYAVSKVTQDMMAYQYFKSYGLPIVRTRAFNHEGPRRGDVFVTSNFARQVAEIEAGLREPVVYVGDLTPRRDYSDVRDVVRGYWLLLERGEPGEVYNLCSGRSWSIRQVLDFVLNLSTVKGITVKTDPARLRPSDVMILEGDPTKMHKATGWKTEIPFERTLTELLDYWRQRTRASR comes from the coding sequence ATGCGAGTGCTGATCACCGGCATTACTGGTTTCGTCGGGAGTCACATGGCCGAGTATGCCTTGGCCAAGGGCGCCCAGGTCTTCGGCTCGAACCGGTGGCGGAGCAAGACGGAGAACATCGAGCACCTGCGCTCCACGGTCACCTTCATCGAGTCCGACCTCAGGGACGTGTCGTCTGTTCGCTCGCTGCTCGAGATCTCGGTCCCCGACTACGTCGTGCACCTGGCGGCCCAGAGCTTCGTGGGCGTGTCCTGGCACGCGCCGGCGGAGACGCTGACGACCAACATCCTGTCCCAGGTCAACCTGCTGGAGGCCCTCAGAGGCCTCAAGATGTCGCCGCGCCTCCTGGCGGTGGGCTCGAGCGAGGAGTACGGGCTGGTCCTCGAGGACGAGCTGCCGATCAAGGAGACCAATCCGCTCCGGCCGCTGTCGCCCTACGCCGTCAGCAAGGTCACGCAGGACATGATGGCCTACCAGTACTTCAAGAGCTACGGCCTGCCGATCGTCCGCACGCGGGCCTTCAACCACGAGGGACCCCGCCGCGGGGACGTCTTCGTCACGTCGAACTTCGCCCGGCAGGTGGCCGAGATCGAGGCCGGGCTGCGCGAGCCGGTGGTCTATGTCGGCGATCTCACCCCGCGCCGCGACTACTCCGACGTGCGCGATGTCGTGCGCGGGTACTGGCTCCTGCTCGAGCGCGGCGAGCCCGGCGAGGTCTACAACCTCTGCTCGGGGCGGTCGTGGTCCATCCGGCAGGTGCTCGACTTCGTATTGAATCTCTCCACGGTTAAGGGGATCACGGTCAAGACCGACCCGGCGCGGCTGCGTCCCTCCGACGTCATGATTCTCGAGGGGGATCCGACCAAGATGCACAAGGCCACCGGCTGGAAGACGGAGATTCCCTTCGAGCGCACGCTCACGGAGCTCCTGGACTACTGGCGGCAGCGGACCCGCGCGTCCCGCTGA
- a CDS encoding GDP-L-fucose synthase, whose protein sequence is MVTGGAGFFGSFVVDRLRAEGAKEIFVPRSREYDLVDAAAVRRAYRDASPDIVIHLAAVVGGIGANQKHPGDFFYRNLMMGAHMMEQGRLAGIEKLVAIGTVCSYPKFTPVPFKESDLWIGYPEETNAPYGLAKKMLMVQSDAYRQEYGFNSINLLPVNLYGPRDNFDPERSHVIPALMRKCLEAKRAGAPSVACWGTGRPTREFLYVEDAAEAVVLAAERYNTSEPVNLGSGSEISTRELADLIKAITGYAGALVWDASRPDGQPRRALDTSRAAAAFGFKARTPFKVGLERTVEWYLGQGGGRS, encoded by the coding sequence ATGGTCACCGGCGGCGCGGGATTCTTCGGATCCTTCGTGGTCGACCGCCTGCGGGCCGAGGGCGCCAAGGAGATCTTCGTGCCGCGCAGCCGGGAGTACGACCTGGTGGACGCGGCGGCGGTGCGGCGCGCCTACCGCGACGCGAGCCCGGACATCGTGATCCACCTGGCGGCCGTCGTGGGCGGCATCGGCGCCAACCAGAAGCATCCCGGCGACTTTTTCTACAGGAACCTGATGATGGGCGCCCACATGATGGAGCAGGGGCGGCTCGCGGGCATCGAGAAGCTGGTCGCTATCGGCACCGTCTGCTCCTATCCGAAGTTCACGCCGGTGCCGTTCAAGGAGTCGGACCTCTGGATCGGCTACCCGGAGGAGACCAACGCGCCCTACGGGCTCGCCAAGAAGATGCTGATGGTCCAGTCCGATGCCTACCGCCAGGAGTACGGCTTCAACTCGATCAACCTGCTGCCGGTCAATCTCTACGGGCCGCGCGACAACTTCGACCCCGAGCGCTCGCACGTCATCCCGGCGCTCATGCGCAAGTGCCTCGAGGCCAAGCGCGCCGGAGCGCCGTCGGTTGCGTGCTGGGGCACGGGCCGGCCGACGCGCGAGTTCCTTTACGTCGAGGACGCGGCGGAGGCCGTCGTGCTGGCCGCTGAGCGCTACAACACGAGCGAGCCGGTCAACCTGGGCTCGGGCTCGGAGATCTCCACGCGGGAGCTGGCCGACCTGATCAAGGCGATCACCGGATACGCGGGCGCGCTCGTCTGGGACGCGAGCCGTCCCGACGGCCAGCCGCGGCGGGCGCTGGACACCTCCCGGGCCGCCGCGGCGTTCGGCTTCAAGGCGCGGACGCCCTTCAAGGTCGGCCTCGAGCGCACCGTCGAGTGGTACCTCGGCCAGGGAGGCGGCCGCTCCTAG
- a CDS encoding glycosyltransferase, giving the protein MKPPAVSVLMGVWNGAPWVRAAVESVLGQTAGDLELIVVDDDSTDATSEILGSFRDPRLSVVRRARGGLTSALNAALRLSRGPLLARLDADDVALPERLERQLAFLSAHPDVGLVGTAAREVDASGREVAIVRPPADDAGIRRALIRRNPFVHSSVVMRRAAVEQAGGYDEAFPVAQDYDLWMRMSSVTRMANLPEPLVLRRLRPGRISEARDTERLRAEASVRWRAVRSGAYPPWCALFVLRPLLAQAVPPGARRALRRLGGR; this is encoded by the coding sequence GTGAAGCCTCCGGCGGTATCGGTGCTGATGGGCGTGTGGAACGGCGCGCCCTGGGTGCGGGCCGCGGTCGAGAGCGTCCTCGGGCAGACCGCGGGCGACCTGGAGCTGATCGTGGTCGACGACGACTCCACGGACGCGACGTCTGAGATCCTCGGCTCCTTCCGCGATCCCAGGCTTTCGGTGGTCCGGCGCGCTCGCGGCGGCCTCACCTCGGCGCTGAACGCCGCGCTCAGGCTTTCGCGGGGGCCACTCCTGGCGCGCCTCGACGCCGACGACGTGGCGCTGCCCGAGCGCCTGGAGCGCCAGCTGGCCTTTCTCTCGGCGCATCCGGATGTCGGGCTGGTCGGCACGGCAGCGCGCGAGGTCGACGCTTCCGGACGCGAAGTCGCGATCGTGCGTCCCCCCGCGGACGATGCGGGGATCCGGCGCGCCCTGATCCGCCGCAATCCGTTCGTCCACTCCTCGGTCGTGATGAGACGGGCCGCGGTGGAGCAGGCGGGCGGGTACGACGAAGCCTTCCCCGTCGCCCAGGACTACGACCTGTGGATGCGGATGAGCAGCGTGACGCGCATGGCGAACCTGCCGGAGCCGCTGGTCCTCCGCCGGCTCCGCCCCGGGCGGATATCCGAGGCGCGCGACACCGAGCGTCTCAGGGCGGAGGCGAGCGTCAGGTGGCGGGCGGTGCGGAGCGGGGCATACCCGCCCTGGTGCGCGCTCTTCGTCCTCCGCCCGTTGCTCGCGCAGGCTGTCCCGCCCGGCGCGCGCCGGGCCCTCCGCCGCCTCGGCGGCCGCTGA
- a CDS encoding class I SAM-dependent methyltransferase, producing MSDVATLAQHRAAWQARPELRSVYREWFDRLLAAVAARRPVVEVGSGPGFFKERAPSLVATDVVPGLSVDVRCDADVLPFRSDSVGAIVMVDTLHHLPRPLDFLAEAARVLKPGGRLAMVEPWITAPSWVLYRFFHHEECRLGVDVARPFDSDPKAALDGNAAIPYLLLARLRGADLPLHLLRAEPFVGLPYLATFGFKVGRPLPGLFQSLARAGEAALHPLARWVATRIFIILEKPV from the coding sequence ATGAGCGATGTCGCGACTCTGGCGCAGCACCGCGCCGCGTGGCAGGCGCGCCCCGAGCTCCGCTCCGTGTACCGGGAGTGGTTCGACCGGCTGCTGGCGGCGGTGGCCGCCCGCCGCCCGGTGGTCGAGGTCGGCTCCGGTCCCGGCTTCTTCAAGGAGCGCGCGCCATCGCTCGTCGCTACCGACGTCGTCCCGGGGCTCTCCGTCGACGTCCGCTGCGACGCGGACGTCCTGCCCTTCCGCTCGGACAGCGTGGGAGCCATCGTGATGGTGGACACGCTCCATCACCTGCCGCGGCCCCTCGACTTCCTCGCCGAGGCCGCGCGCGTGCTCAAGCCGGGCGGCAGGCTCGCGATGGTCGAGCCGTGGATCACGGCGCCGTCCTGGGTGCTCTACCGGTTCTTCCACCACGAGGAGTGCCGCCTGGGTGTGGACGTGGCCCGTCCATTCGACTCGGACCCCAAGGCAGCCCTCGACGGCAACGCCGCGATCCCGTACCTGCTTCTGGCCAGGCTCCGCGGGGCCGACCTGCCGCTCCACCTCCTGAGAGCGGAGCCTTTCGTCGGCCTGCCCTACCTGGCGACCTTCGGCTTCAAGGTCGGGAGACCGCTGCCGGGCCTCTTCCAGAGCCTGGCGCGCGCGGGGGAGGCGGCGCTTCACCCGCTGGCGCGCTGGGTCGCCACGCGCATCTTCATCATCCTGGAGAAGCCGGTGTAG
- a CDS encoding glycosyltransferase family 4 protein, whose translation MAVGFLPALGSGIRALAETGQQSRLLDAYMRPYADAFGEVCYFSYLAESLDEFTSEPALLDRVRVLAPGRPMSRGRRAVTMVGAHAAEFRRCSVLRVFQITGVIPALRAKRRFGIPYVTTYGFWYGRLSRPGPKRVLKAVVERLGLRHAAAVIATTEELRVRAARLAPRVELIPNGVDLRLFRPGDGERARGRRIVYVGRLSPEKNLQTVVEATASAGAGATLRLAGSGPLRADLDAQARAQGGSVEFLGVVEQAKLPAVYTSSDVFVLASFTEGHPKVLLEAMACGLPCVASDCAGNRSLITDGETGLLFDPHRPEELAARLRQVFDDPALAARLGKAARKMIVERYDLSTLVAREIALMRVIAAR comes from the coding sequence ATGGCGGTCGGCTTCCTGCCCGCGCTGGGGAGCGGGATCCGCGCCCTAGCCGAGACCGGCCAGCAGTCCAGGCTCCTGGATGCCTACATGCGACCCTATGCGGACGCCTTCGGCGAGGTCTGCTACTTCAGCTACCTCGCCGAGTCGCTCGACGAGTTCACGAGCGAGCCTGCTCTGCTCGATCGCGTCCGCGTGCTCGCGCCGGGGCGGCCCATGAGCCGCGGCCGCCGCGCCGTGACCATGGTCGGGGCGCATGCGGCGGAGTTCCGACGCTGCAGCGTCCTTCGCGTCTTCCAGATCACGGGCGTCATCCCGGCGCTCCGGGCCAAGAGGCGCTTCGGCATTCCGTACGTGACGACCTACGGCTTCTGGTACGGCCGGCTGTCCCGGCCCGGGCCCAAGCGCGTGCTCAAAGCCGTGGTCGAGCGCCTCGGCCTCCGCCACGCCGCGGCCGTCATCGCCACCACGGAGGAGCTGAGGGTGCGCGCCGCGAGGCTGGCTCCGCGCGTGGAGCTCATCCCGAACGGCGTCGACCTCCGGCTCTTCCGGCCCGGGGACGGCGAGCGTGCCCGCGGCCGTCGAATCGTGTACGTCGGCAGGCTCTCCCCGGAAAAGAATCTCCAGACCGTGGTCGAGGCCACGGCCTCGGCCGGCGCCGGCGCCACGTTACGGCTGGCGGGAAGCGGTCCACTGCGCGCCGATCTCGACGCCCAAGCCAGGGCACAGGGTGGGTCCGTGGAGTTTCTGGGGGTGGTCGAGCAGGCCAAGCTGCCCGCGGTCTATACCTCGTCGGACGTCTTCGTCCTGGCCTCGTTCACGGAGGGACATCCGAAGGTTCTGCTCGAGGCCATGGCCTGCGGGCTGCCCTGTGTCGCCTCGGACTGCGCGGGCAACCGGTCGCTCATCACCGATGGGGAGACCGGGCTCCTCTTCGACCCGCACCGCCCGGAGGAGCTGGCTGCTCGCCTTCGGCAGGTCTTCGACGACCCGGCGCTGGCGGCGCGGCTTGGGAAGGCGGCGAGGAAGATGATCGTAGAACGCTACGACCTCTCGACACTGGTGGCGCGCGAGATCGCGCTCATGCGCGTTATCGCGGCGCGCTGA
- a CDS encoding radical SAM protein, protein MITLINPPGIKTFSGLQMHTPNPPLGLAYIAAAIKDAGLPYQVIDGTGQALDVVRPYPDRDDFMIQGLSFDEITARIHPDAEVIGVACMFSTLWPLVNKLAWAVREKFPNAWMVLGGEHGTAVPENVLKVSPFDAIVLGEGEDTVVELLRARRDGRPLSQVRGIAFKDGDRVVMTGLSARKKDVDKIAPPDWDSFPIEEYIARHQINGANMGRSMPLLATRGCPFQCTFCSNPGMWTQRWIPRDPKLVADEMELYARKYRVTNFDFQDLTSIIKRQWIVDFCRELIARDLHITWQMPSGTRADVFDAEVADLLYRSGCRALAFAPESGSPEILKVIKKQVDLPRMLESMRIAVKRGLKLSCFIVIGFPDDTPDTLRQTTRLIRRMAWLGVYDVAVSKFVPYPGSELFTRLQREGKIELDDDFFVSPMDFYTQKAPSYADAISTRRLYWTMMWMFWNFYLLSFLFRPLRVIRTLVKAVTTGTEDTRYAKWFVDRFYTRRRWRKLAGTAHR, encoded by the coding sequence ATGATCACGCTGATCAATCCGCCGGGCATCAAAACCTTCTCCGGCCTGCAGATGCACACGCCCAACCCGCCGCTGGGGCTTGCCTACATCGCGGCCGCGATCAAGGACGCGGGCCTGCCCTACCAGGTCATCGACGGCACCGGCCAAGCCCTCGACGTCGTGCGCCCCTATCCCGACCGCGACGACTTCATGATCCAGGGGCTGTCCTTCGACGAGATCACGGCCCGCATCCATCCGGACGCCGAGGTGATCGGCGTCGCCTGCATGTTCTCCACGCTGTGGCCGCTCGTGAACAAGCTGGCCTGGGCGGTGCGGGAGAAGTTCCCCAACGCCTGGATGGTCCTGGGCGGCGAGCACGGCACCGCGGTGCCCGAGAACGTGCTGAAGGTCAGTCCCTTCGACGCGATCGTGCTGGGCGAGGGCGAGGACACGGTGGTCGAGCTGCTGCGCGCGAGGCGCGACGGACGTCCGCTGTCGCAGGTCAGGGGCATCGCGTTCAAGGACGGCGACCGTGTCGTCATGACCGGGCTCTCGGCGCGGAAAAAGGACGTGGACAAGATCGCGCCGCCCGACTGGGACTCGTTCCCCATCGAGGAGTACATCGCGCGACACCAGATCAACGGCGCCAACATGGGGCGGTCCATGCCGCTCCTGGCGACGCGCGGCTGCCCGTTTCAGTGCACCTTCTGCTCCAACCCCGGCATGTGGACCCAGCGCTGGATCCCGCGCGACCCCAAGCTCGTCGCCGACGAGATGGAGCTCTACGCCCGCAAGTACCGGGTGACGAACTTCGACTTCCAGGACCTGACGTCGATCATCAAGCGGCAGTGGATCGTGGACTTCTGCCGGGAGCTGATCGCCCGCGACCTGCACATCACCTGGCAGATGCCGAGCGGCACGCGCGCCGACGTGTTCGACGCCGAGGTCGCCGACCTCCTGTACCGCTCGGGCTGCCGGGCGCTCGCCTTCGCGCCCGAGAGCGGCTCGCCCGAGATCCTCAAGGTCATCAAGAAGCAGGTGGACCTCCCGCGGATGCTCGAGTCCATGCGGATCGCCGTCAAGCGCGGGCTCAAGCTCTCCTGCTTCATCGTCATCGGCTTCCCCGACGACACGCCGGACACGCTCAGGCAGACGACCCGACTCATCCGCAGGATGGCCTGGCTCGGGGTCTACGACGTCGCCGTGTCGAAGTTCGTGCCGTACCCCGGCTCGGAGCTCTTCACGCGGCTCCAGCGCGAGGGCAAGATCGAGCTCGACGACGACTTCTTCGTCTCCCCGATGGACTTCTACACCCAGAAGGCGCCGTCGTACGCCGACGCCATCAGCACGCGGCGCCTCTACTGGACCATGATGTGGATGTTCTGGAACTTCTACCTGCTGTCGTTCCTGTTCCGCCCGCTCCGGGTGATCCGGACGCTCGTCAAGGCTGTCACCACGGGCACCGAGGATACGCGGTACGCGAAGTGGTTCGTGGACCGCTTCTACACCCGCCGCCGCTGGCGCAAGCTGGCGGGAACCGCGCACCGCTAA